The following proteins are encoded in a genomic region of Streptococcus gwangjuense:
- the glgA gene encoding glycogen synthase GlgA codes for MKILFVAAEGAPFSKTGGLGDVIGALPKSLVKAGHEVAVILPYYDMVEAKFGNQIEDVLHFEVSVGWRRQYCGIKKTVLNGVTFYFIDNQYYFFRGHVYGDFDDGERFAFFQLAAIEAMERIDFIPDLLHVHDYHTAMIPFLLKEKYRWIQAYQGIKTVLTIHNLEFQGQFSEGMLWDLFGVGFERYADGTLRWNNCLNWMKAGILYADRVSTVSPSYAHEIMTSQFGCNLDQILRMESGKVSGIVNGIDADLYNPQTDALLDYHFNQEDLSGKAQNKAKLQERVGLPVRADVPLVGIVSRLTRQKGFDVVVESLHHILQNDVQIVLLGTGDPAFEGAFSWFAQIYPDKLSANITFDVKLAQEIYAACDLFLMPSRFEPCGLSQMMAMRYGTLPLVHEVGGLRDTVRAFNPIEGSGTGFSFDNLSPYWLNWTFQTALDLYRNHPDIWRNLQKQAMECDFSWDTACKSYLDLYHSLVN; via the coding sequence ATGAAAATTTTATTTGTAGCAGCTGAGGGTGCACCCTTTTCAAAAACAGGTGGTTTGGGAGACGTCATTGGCGCTCTTCCTAAATCACTAGTAAAAGCGGGACATGAAGTTGCCGTAATTTTACCCTACTATGACATGGTAGAGGCTAAATTTGGAAATCAGATTGAAGATGTTCTTCATTTTGAGGTGAGTGTTGGTTGGCGCAGACAGTATTGTGGAATTAAGAAAACAGTATTAAATGGTGTAACCTTCTACTTCATTGACAACCAATATTATTTCTTCCGCGGTCATGTTTACGGTGATTTTGATGACGGAGAACGCTTTGCTTTCTTCCAACTTGCTGCCATTGAGGCCATGGAAAGAATTGACTTTATCCCTGACCTTCTCCATGTTCATGACTACCATACAGCTATGATTCCTTTCTTGTTAAAGGAAAAATACCGTTGGATTCAAGCCTATCAAGGTATTAAAACTGTTTTAACCATTCATAATTTGGAATTCCAAGGACAATTCTCAGAAGGAATGTTATGGGATTTGTTTGGAGTTGGCTTTGAACGTTATGCAGATGGGACCCTTCGCTGGAACAACTGTCTGAACTGGATGAAGGCTGGTATTCTTTACGCAGACCGTGTATCAACTGTTTCACCTAGTTATGCTCATGAAATTATGACTAGCCAATTCGGATGTAACTTGGATCAGATTCTTAGGATGGAGTCTGGTAAAGTTTCTGGTATCGTGAATGGAATTGATGCTGACCTTTATAATCCTCAGACGGATGCCCTTTTAGACTATCATTTCAATCAGGAAGATTTGTCTGGAAAAGCCCAGAATAAGGCAAAATTACAAGAGAGAGTTGGCTTGCCAGTTAGAGCTGACGTTCCACTGGTGGGAATTGTTTCTCGTTTGACACGCCAAAAAGGTTTTGATGTGGTGGTCGAAAGTCTTCACCATATCTTGCAAAATGATGTTCAGATTGTTCTTTTGGGAACTGGAGATCCAGCCTTTGAGGGTGCTTTCTCATGGTTTGCTCAAATCTATCCAGATAAGCTATCAGCAAATATCACTTTTGATGTCAAACTAGCTCAAGAAATCTACGCTGCTTGTGACCTCTTTCTCATGCCAAGTCGTTTTGAACCATGTGGCTTGTCTCAAATGATGGCTATGCGTTACGGAACCTTGCCATTGGTTCATGAAGTTGGTGGTTTACGAGATACCGTTCGCGCTTTCAATCCAATCGAAGGAAGCGGTACTGGTTTTAGCTTTGACAATCTATCACCTTATTGGTTAAATTGGACTTTCCAAACAGCTTTGGACTTGTATAGAAACCATCCAGACATTTGGAGAAACCTACAAAAACAAGCTATGGAGTGTGACTTCTCATGGGATACAGCCTGCAAGTCATACCTTGACTTGTACCATAGTTTAGTTAATTAA
- the serB gene encoding phosphoserine phosphatase SerB, with protein MSQVKGLCVMDVDGTLILEEVIDLLGREAGCEEEISQITSRAMRGELDFESSLRKRVSFLEGLPISVFDKVFNSIHLTPNVQEFISILQKNGIPVGLVSGGFTPIVARLAKSLGIAYFSANQLEDKDGHLTGKLIGQIISPQVKEETLEQWREELKLSKDRTVAIGDGANDLLMLKSAGLGIAFCAKEVLKKEIPNHVDKRDFLEVLPLIDFLE; from the coding sequence ATGTCTCAAGTAAAAGGTTTGTGTGTTATGGATGTTGATGGAACCTTAATCCTAGAAGAAGTAATTGATCTTTTGGGAAGAGAGGCAGGCTGTGAGGAGGAAATTTCGCAGATTACAAGTCGGGCAATGAGAGGAGAGTTAGACTTTGAAAGCAGTTTAAGAAAAAGAGTGTCCTTCTTGGAAGGCCTTCCTATTTCGGTATTTGATAAAGTCTTCAATTCTATTCATCTAACGCCAAATGTTCAAGAATTTATCTCTATTCTCCAAAAGAATGGCATCCCAGTTGGTCTGGTGTCCGGTGGATTTACACCAATAGTTGCGAGATTAGCGAAATCACTTGGTATTGCCTATTTCTCTGCCAACCAACTTGAAGATAAAGACGGTCATTTAACAGGAAAATTGATTGGACAAATTATCAGTCCCCAGGTCAAAGAAGAGACTCTGGAACAATGGAGAGAGGAACTAAAACTTTCTAAAGATAGAACGGTTGCAATCGGTGATGGGGCTAATGATTTATTAATGTTGAAGTCAGCGGGACTTGGAATCGCCTTTTGTGCCAAAGAAGTGCTCAAAAAAGAAATACCGAATCATGTTGACAAGAGGGATTTTTTAGAAGTTCTTCCTTTGATTGATTTTTTAGAATGA